From the Microplitis mediator isolate UGA2020A chromosome 6, iyMicMedi2.1, whole genome shotgun sequence genome, one window contains:
- the LOC130670319 gene encoding cytochrome b5-like, with product MTTVYSADEVASHDNEKDLWMIIHGGVYNLTKFLQEHPGGEEVLLNLAGQDGTECFDEMGHTAEAVQLRETLKIGVVAEGGSGASKSSIGSNKKSPTVDDDDWEYQEPKKESSTTAYIFIGILVLVYAFIYNYIL from the coding sequence ATGACGACAGTATATTCAGCTGATGAAGTTGCAAGTCATGACAATGAAAAAGATCTATGGATGATAATACACGGTGGAGTTTATAACCTGACAAAATTTTTGCAAGAACATCCTGGAGGCGAGGAAGTTTTGCTAAATCTCGCTGGACAAGATGGCACCGAGTGCTTTGATGAAATGGGACACACAGCAGAAGCTGTGCAGTTAAGAGAGACTTTAAAAATAGGAGTAGTTGCCGAAGGCGGTAGTGGAGCATCAAAATCATCAATCgggtcaaataaaaaatcaccgactgtcgatgatgatgattgGGAGTATCAGGAACCAAAAAAAGAGTCATCTACTACTGCTTATATTTTCATCGGTATACTCGTACTTGTTTatgcatttatatataattatattttataa